The sequence AGGAGACGAGGCCAAAGTCCTTCGCATGAAGATTCTGATGGATCTGTACACGAAACCTTATCACATCAATCTGGCTCCGAATCAAGGGCTAGCAGTTCACAACCACGTCGAAGTTACTTACGACGACGTTCTGCGTCATTGACATCCAAGGCCCGGAATCAGGCGCGGAGCTCATCGCTGAATTCGAAGAAAAGCTCGACCACGGTGACTGGTTCTGAGAGAAAGGCATTTGGAGAGTTACTTGGGCAACTTGGCGTGGGCCGAGATCAGGCTGCAGATTCGGGGAGCGCAGCAGAATCACAACATGGTTCCGGGGAAAGTCAAGAGCGAATCCAAGAGCTCATGGTCAAGTTCGGTTCGATCTTGAAGGATattcaagagaaagagaagccGTCTACAAGAGCCGAGAGGGAAAAGCAGAGGACAGCGGGCTCCGATCATGACCTGCCCCTCGCTGATCGAATCTCCGAATACCCAGAGGGTGATGGGGAGTCCTTGGATCACCTAGGTGGACCTCCAAAGCTTCGTCTCAGTGATCTCGGCTACAGCGAGCCAGCATCGGCGACCATGATGGAGCCTGGGATCACCATCCAGGAGGCGGTTGAGATTGTGGTGAAGAAAGAGTCGCAGAAGATTGAGTTTGCGCTCTTCCAAGCCATTGAGGAAGGCAAAGGGGATACGGGCTTGTGGGAGGTGTGCAAAAAGCGCATCTTCTCTGTATTGCAACATCTGGATGAGGGCGCGGAACTCACTGTGCCAGGAGATGACAAGGCAGCAGAGGTTGCCGATCCGGTGCACGCCTCATCGGGGCCATTGAGAATTCCAGCCGTTGTGCCAATCGGCCAGGTTGTTACGGAGCTCTACCCCCGGACTCTCCTGATTGCTTTCCGTCTGTTGAATACGCATTTTCCAGAGTCACCACTCATTGGTCAGTTCCGGTCGACTATCAAAGAACAAGGCCGTGCATCTGCACTTTTGGGCTCGTCCGTTGCTCTTTACGATGAGATGATCCATTTCTACTGGCACGGTTGCAATGACCTGCCCGCTGTGGTCTCCTTCCTCCATGACATGGATGTGACAGGGCTCGAGCCCAGTTTCAGAACTCGCAGGTTGCTGAAGGATATTGTTCGCCAGCGCAAGCGAGACCTCGGTGAAGACGGGCCCGCCACGCATGGCCAGGAGTCTTTCTGGAAATTCCCTCCCAATCAGGCGGCTTATGAGGAGCTTGCTGGACGGGGTGGATGGCTTGAAAAGCTCCGATCTCGCGCTCGGGAGTCGCAAGATCAGCGCAAACTTCGACCTGGCAATGTACAGACAGCTTGATCTGATTATGTGTCACAGCCTACATTTCCTTTTGTGTATAATATCCTTTGCAAAAATATGTACGATAATGAGAAGACCATCAATGGATCGAAATGAACAAATAGGCGCCAGCTTTCATTTCAGGCTTAAAGTTTATATTGTACTCGGAACGAACAATCCAGGTGGAGACGGACGCATTCTGTTTTGCCAatttcttgctttctttttacAAGCCACGTAATCTCTACCGGGCAAGGAAATTCCCAAATGGTGactttccacttttccattttctctaTATCTAATACATACCCCAAAATCGCTCAGCATTAAATGTGTATTGATTGTCCTTCTTCCACATATCGTCGTATGCAGTAAACAGCACAAGATCCCCTTCCCGATGGGAAAAGCTCCGACGAAGACTATCAAGAGCGACACGCTGGTTCTCGGGGGATGGCACCGCAGCACCGTTTGGATCCCCGGCATGAGGCCATCCCGACTCGGTGATCATCGTATGCTTCCCACCAGCTGCCGCCGAGACCGCGTGGGCCTGCTCAAGCACGTAGGGCCCTGCATTAGACGCATGCTGAGTTGCGTCAAAAAAGGCATGGCAGTTGGCAGCACAATAGTCCGAGGCGATGCATAGCTCGGGGTGTTTAAGAAGGACCGAGAACGTATCCACGGTGACGATGGGCCCCTTGTATCCGTCGCGGCGGAGGATGGTGCGAGCCTGATTCAGTGCTCCGATCACGTCCGCCGGTGATGCCATTCCGCTGTTGACAAGCTCGTTGCCGACGGCGATGGTGTGGAAGATGGACCAATCTGTTCCGCCGTCGGGTAGACTGGCTGCCTCTTTATATTCCTTGAGGGTGTTGGGCAGATCGGCCAGTTCATAGACTCCGGCGAAAACTTGCTTTTTGTGCTCTCGCGCTGCCCTGGCCACCTTGACGGTCTGGCCGCAGTCTGTTCCGTAGATGCGGATGAGGGGATATTCGGTCAGCTTGCTGATATCATCTTTGATCTCCTGTTGGGTTTTGCAGGACCGGTCTGGCCGATATGGCGAATATGAGATGCCGAATTGATGGCTGGGCATCGCATGCTGATCGGGACCAGGATGCTGGACTGGGTTGGGCTGTTGCACAGGAGGACGTCCAGGCCTGTTCAATAACCTCGATCCGAATAGTGAGTCATCCAAAAGCAAGTCAGGGCCTTCAGGACAAGCTGGGGGCGCTGATGGGGACGCAAGCCAGGCGTTGTCTGGCTGGAGAGGAGACGCTGGTGATGGAGGCTCGATGGAAGTCATCTACGAGGTTATCAGTATGCAGTTTCAATAATCTCGTCCAAGGTCAATATAGATGTTACAGACCTGCCTCCTTGCCATCACTCGAGTGCTGGCATCACCAGTGTTAGGCAGACCATGTTCTCCATCCCAGACAAGACCATATGATCCATCAGGACAGTGAGCACTTGGCCCTGTCAAGATACCAAAGTTAACATTCAATGAAACACTTTACCCAAGATTCGATCTTCAACTGACCTCTGTCTTGAGCAAATACCCTACCACACACCAGCTGCAATGCCAAAAGCGCCTTGGTAACCTGCTTCATTGGAGCCCCCTGAAGCCGTCAAAACCCCCACGCTAAATTCACTTTCTGGGTACGGTTAGTAAAAGTTGGCGACGTTCAGCCTAAACACAACTTTGATCATCCATCCACCACGCGACACAAGAGGACAAAGGCGAAACCACGAGTCGAGCACAGGTTGGACCCATCACGGATATCAGACACTTAAGAGGAACGAGGCACGAGGGTGAAGGGATCCACGCGCAACAGGTAAACAAGGGGATGCCCAGGGACGAGCCAGCAATTGTGGAGTAGCGCAGGGAATGAGATTATGGTCTCGATTCAATGACATTGTAACCCCTTGACTTGAGCAGTCCGAACTTGCGGAGGGGCAGCCTAGCTGCTGTACTTCGAGATTGGACTCGGAGTCCAGACCCCCAGCAGTGGGCGAGAGCAAGTCGCGATTCAAGCAGATTTGGTGGTACGAAAGCTAAGTTCCGGAATGTGTCTTTAGTCACACAAAAACACTGCTTGGCTGGTGGAATGCTGAACCTCATGCGATTTTGCAACATCAGAGTCTCAAGGGGCTGGATGTCTGATCCCTTGGTGCGTTGGGCTGAATTTTTGGGCGTCGTTTGCCAAACCGAACAGCCTGACTATTCATGTTGTTCCAAGGACAGTCTGAGACAGAGACCTTGCTCGACGCTGGCTTGGCTATTGATTGACAAATGACCGCTAGGCGCCAGTCGTGGGATAGAATTCACAGGGCATTCGTCCGAGAAAGACGGTTTCAAAGAGAGGAGCATGGGATACTCCTAGAGTCCGAGACAAGCTCCATCGCAAGAGAGAATTCTTAGATCACGTCGGAGGCAAAGTGAAAGTAATAATATTAGACGATCTAAGCAATCAactccccctttccccccttcaaaAATACAGAGCCGGCCTTTGACTGAATTGCCCAAAGAGCGTAAAAAAATAAGAGAAAAGGACAAAGGGCGGCGCGGTGTAGTAGTGCCAGTCAGCGACAGAAACGACGGGAGTATTAACGGCCCCAATTAATAATAGACAGAGAGAATGGTGGAAGGACGAGACAAGAAGCGCTGGGTGTCAATCGCCAACGGACACGTAGTAAATGTACATGTAACAAATGCCGGTCATTGAAGCATGAGGTGTCATTCAAACGAGCAAAGGAATGGTCAAGGGAACAGGAGTCAGGGGTGACTTTACTTTCTCTTGCTCATGACTTTTGTGATGGCGTGCCGAATGGTGGTTCCGGCTTTCTCGATCTCCTTTTTGGTAAGACCAATCGTAACACAAACCTTGAGCGCAGGAGACACGATCTGCTTGGGCTGGAAATTGTCGTCAAGAACCTTGAGACGAGTAATCATGACACCGTTGGCAAGACACTAGACCAGGGCAAGGGATCAGCAATTGCGGGATGGCTACGTGGTTGGGAAAAAGAACTAAGTAGTACGAACCTCGTCGACAATATCCTGAAGAACATACTGTTGATCGTCGAAAGACAGTCTCTTTGATGCCACAACCTCCGGTTTcaagacgaggatgagaataGGGTTTTCCGGGGCACTGGAGCAATATACCCAGTCACTGCGAGGGTCTAATTGGGCGCGCATGGCCTTTGTGTGCTCTCGAAGCTGACCGATAACTTCAGGGCTgctttgaagaagattgatcgTCGCACTGGCCGTGGTGGAGAGTAAAGCGGGGAGGGCGGCAGAGAAAGTGTAGGCAGAGGCTGAGATACGCTGGTGATGAACGATTTCTTCAGACCCTGCACAAAatccaccaccgccaaccAGCGGACCGGCGAGGGAGCCAACGATCATGTCGACCTGAGCAGGATCGACATTCTGGTGTTCCGTAATGCCGCGTCCAGTGCGGCCCAGGACACCGAAAGACCATGTCTCGTCCAAGATGAGACGAAACTTGTATTTCAACCTCAATTCGACCTAGGTGAGGAGATGGCAGTTAGCATCAAGCCTAGGGCGGAGGAGCATTTCACAAGGCGTTGTAGACATACAACTTTGGGTAGATCGACCATATCGCCATAAGATTCAAAAAGACCCTCGGTAATGATAAATCGCCGAGTCAATGGCTTGCGAGCTTGTTCCTTGGTGACCTTGGCGAGAACACGTTCCAGATCCTCCATGTCATTATGTTCGTACCACCGGACGATGCTGCGCGAAATCTGGATACCTTTCCGGATAGCAAAGCCGACTCCCTTGTCCGCAACAATGATATCACCACGCTTGGAGAACGCGGGGATGACACTGGAGATAGTAGAAAATGCTTGCGAGTACATAATGCAGGCTGGTGTGCCCAAAAAGGAAGCGATGTCGGCTTCGGTCTTCATGTGTACGTCTTGTGTACCGTAAAACCCGCGAGGTCCGCAAGGACCCACACCGTAATTGCGAAGCGTTTGGATCGCCTGCTCTTTGAGCGACTCATTCGTGTTGAAGTTGTAGAAATTGAAGGAGCAGAGGTTATTTACGGTGCGCCCGTTGGAGAGTTTCGACTTTGGACCGACAGGACTAGCACATCGTGTGGGCGTATTAGAACAATATTCAGTCAACACGTCGTGCAGAGCGAGGAGAGGTTTACCCAACGATCATTGTCCGCTTTTCAAcctccatctcttccaaggCCAACGGGTTAGCCACAAGCGGCTCCGGGGTCCATTCGTCAACAAGGTCGTCTATTTCATCCTCGGTCAAAGGCACGACGCCAGGTTTTGTAGAGTATTTCGGCGCCAACAGGTAGCGCACAGCAAATAGGAATAGGAACAGTTCGACCGCAGATCTGATGGGGTCATCCTGATAGCTGGACTTGACGTATCGCAGAAGAATCGCGGAACCGGGAACGCGGTGGAATAGATTCGCGAGTTCGTGGACAAACTCCGCCAGGAGACGCTGGGTCTCGTGAATATCCATCAGAGCAGAATGGCGGCGCCACAAGCGCGAAAGAGATGATTACTTGATCGAATGATTATAAATAGGAGCTGAACGAGCGAGAAACTGTGTGAACAGAGTGTGAGAGTCCATCAGTACAATGTACCACCGGGGACTCGCGGAGCGCAAGGGGAGCCCCGTCGGATCACGTGATTTGCTTCGGGGCACTGATCTTTTCCACAGACAAGCCGACGATCCACGAGGCGTATTTGGATAAGGAATCAGGTCGGACACGGCGAATAATACACGCTTATAAAGGCTGACAGGCAGCCTATCTGCCACTAGATTAAGTGATACGAGACTTCGGGAGATGAGGACTAGAGGCATGATCTACAACGGACTAGAGTAATGCAAGTTGTATTTCAAGAAGTTTTcaggaaggagaaaagatgagCAATGATTTGAAAACGAAGGAACACCGCCGAGGATTGGTAGTCTCACTCAGGTCAAGAGTGTAAATCCGCCGCACCATCCATTAAGACCGACTTGTGCGCCTATAAGGGGGAcgaaagaatgaaaaaaaagtgcgATGGAGTAATAGACGAAGGATTGAGATGCAGAACAGTAAGGTTTGTACAGGCCGTTTTCATACACGGTCGGGTTGACCAGATCACAGCAACCGCTGGAAGTCAAAGTTTCCTGCAGTGGGAGTGACAACGGCGTGTGATGAGAAACCAGCGGGGAGGCCGCTGCCGGTGTAGTAAGACACCGTGTCGTTGAGGCCCTTGTCGAGA comes from Penicillium oxalicum strain HP7-1 chromosome I, whole genome shotgun sequence and encodes:
- a CDS encoding Cell surface mannoprotein MP65, which encodes MKQVTKALLALQLVCGRVFAQDRGPSAHCPDGSYGLVWDGEHGLPNTGDASTRVMARRQMTSIEPPSPASPLQPDNAWLASPSAPPACPEGPDLLLDDSLFGSRLLNRPGRPPVQQPNPVQHPGPDQHAMPSHQFGISYSPYRPDRSCKTQQEIKDDISKLTEYPLIRIYGTDCGQTVKVARAAREHKKQVFAGVYELADLPNTLKEYKEAASLPDGGTDWSIFHTIAVGNELVNSGMASPADVIGALNQARTILRRDGYKGPIVTVDTFSVLLKHPELCIASDYCAANCHAFFDATQHASNAGPYVLEQAHAVSAAAGGKHTMITESGWPHAGDPNGAAVPSPENQRVALDSLRRSFSHREGDLVLFTAYDDMWKKDNQYTFNAERFWGMY
- a CDS encoding Serine palmitoyltransferase 1, with translation MDIHETQRLLAEFVHELANLFHRVPGSAILLRYVKSSYQDDPIRSAVELFLFLFAVRYLLAPKYSTKPGVVPLTEDEIDDLVDEWTPEPLVANPLALEEMEVEKRTMIVGPVGPKSKLSNGRTVNNLCSFNFYNFNTNESLKEQAIQTLRNYGVGPCGPRGFYGTQDVHMKTEADIASFLGTPACIMYSQAFSTISSVIPAFSKRGDIIVADKGVGFAIRKGIQISRSIVRWYEHNDMEDLERVLAKVTKEQARKPLTRRFIITEGLFESYGDMVDLPKVVELRLKYKFRLILDETWSFGVLGRTGRGITEHQNVDPAQVDMIVGSLAGPLVGGGGFCAGSEEIVHHQRISASAYTFSAALPALLSTTASATINLLQSSPEVIGQLREHTKAMRAQLDPRSDWVYCSSAPENPILILVLKPEVVASKRLSFDDQQYVLQDIVDECLANGVMITRLKVLDDNFQPKQIVSPALKVCVTIGLTKKEIEKAGTTIRHAITKVMSKRK